In Parasegetibacter sp. NRK P23, a single genomic region encodes these proteins:
- a CDS encoding DUF2264 domain-containing protein codes for MNIRSILTGIVFFMCSGYTIAQKVFNVEQPDFAKSPFTGMMRQHWLNAAHYLLDGAFTHVSAINDPMVFPKQPGVSYPRNGVHTPTEMLEGLCRTLFVAVPLLKEDSNLTIKNIRVADYYRLHIGKLLDSNSITFIKPRAKNGGPSQTLVEFGALAVSLFAIPELLWQPLTKAQQDALAKVMISYGDGPTVPSNWKFFNIFVLSFFKDKGYSVNEKLLTEYLDKTLEHYRGNGWYNDNPAYDYYSMWAFQMYAPLWSEFFGKKYYPAYAERFAANFSEVKNNYPYLFSRNGEMIMWGRSMAYRFGAIVPFPLMGMKDDPGVNYGWMRRIASGTLLQFLQNPSFLEDQVPTLGFYGAFEPTVQSYSCRGSVYWMGKAFLGLLIPKNSRFWTETENEGAWAGEMKKGQVYNKFQDSSKILITDYLNIGASEIRAWCHVEYEKSWEKFRASENYNRLSYNSAFPWQADSVSGVVAMNYIFRNAKAEWEPLRLFTFKKFEDGVYYRDVVLETNREVQLNLAEMPLPNGILRVDRYASSVPAEMRLGHYALPKLKGEIKEKKKNVNGYTVHIIDNGVYQLAMITLSGWQQMQTIATTGVHPVSKESKVINAHTTTDNASLNQLYVTLMLWKKSGEKWRKNELLPVEVTAREHGAAAELRFFDGVVRKIRF; via the coding sequence ATGAATATTCGTAGCATACTTACCGGCATTGTATTTTTCATGTGTTCCGGTTACACTATTGCGCAGAAAGTATTTAACGTAGAGCAACCTGACTTTGCCAAAAGTCCTTTCACTGGCATGATGCGCCAGCACTGGCTTAATGCGGCGCATTACCTGCTGGATGGCGCGTTCACGCATGTAAGCGCCATCAACGATCCCATGGTGTTTCCCAAACAACCAGGGGTGAGTTATCCGCGCAATGGTGTGCATACGCCTACTGAAATGCTGGAGGGCCTTTGCCGCACCTTATTCGTGGCTGTGCCATTGCTGAAGGAAGATTCTAACCTTACCATTAAAAATATCCGCGTAGCAGATTACTACAGGTTACACATCGGGAAACTGCTGGATTCCAACAGCATTACTTTTATCAAACCCCGCGCAAAAAACGGCGGCCCTTCGCAAACACTGGTGGAGTTCGGCGCGTTAGCGGTGTCTTTGTTCGCTATTCCTGAATTACTTTGGCAACCACTTACCAAAGCACAACAGGATGCCCTCGCGAAAGTGATGATCAGTTATGGCGATGGTCCAACCGTTCCTTCCAACTGGAAGTTCTTCAACATCTTCGTCTTGAGTTTTTTCAAGGATAAAGGTTATTCCGTAAACGAAAAATTACTCACGGAGTACCTCGATAAAACATTGGAGCATTACCGTGGCAATGGTTGGTACAATGATAATCCCGCTTATGATTATTACAGCATGTGGGCCTTTCAGATGTACGCGCCTTTGTGGTCGGAATTCTTTGGTAAAAAATATTACCCGGCATACGCCGAGCGATTCGCTGCTAATTTCAGTGAAGTGAAAAACAACTACCCCTACCTGTTCAGCAGGAACGGGGAAATGATCATGTGGGGCAGAAGTATGGCGTATCGGTTTGGGGCCATTGTGCCCTTCCCACTGATGGGCATGAAGGATGATCCGGGTGTGAATTATGGCTGGATGCGCAGAATTGCTTCCGGGACGTTGCTGCAGTTCCTTCAAAACCCATCTTTCCTGGAAGATCAGGTGCCCACACTTGGCTTCTACGGTGCCTTTGAGCCAACGGTACAATCTTACAGTTGCAGGGGAAGTGTTTACTGGATGGGAAAGGCTTTCCTGGGATTACTCATCCCGAAGAACAGCAGGTTCTGGACCGAAACGGAAAACGAAGGTGCCTGGGCTGGGGAAATGAAGAAAGGGCAGGTGTACAATAAGTTCCAGGACAGTTCTAAAATACTGATTACCGATTATCTCAACATTGGGGCCTCGGAAATCAGGGCCTGGTGTCATGTGGAATATGAGAAGTCCTGGGAGAAGTTCCGCGCCAGCGAGAATTACAACCGGCTTTCTTACAACAGCGCGTTCCCCTGGCAGGCCGATAGCGTAAGCGGTGTGGTGGCCATGAACTATATTTTCAGGAACGCCAAAGCGGAATGGGAACCTTTACGGCTGTTCACTTTTAAAAAATTTGAAGACGGCGTTTATTACCGAGATGTAGTATTGGAAACGAACCGCGAGGTTCAACTGAACCTGGCTGAAATGCCGTTGCCCAATGGTATATTACGCGTGGACAGGTATGCGAGTTCGGTCCCTGCTGAAATGAGGCTGGGGCACTATGCGCTGCCCAAACTTAAAGGAGAGATCAAAGAAAAAAAGAAAAACGTAAATGGTTATACCGTGCACATTATCGACAATGGCGTGTACCAGCTGGCTATGATAACGCTTTCAGGCTGGCAGCAAATGCAAACCATCGCCACCACTGGCGTACACCCGGTAAGCAAGGAAAGTAAGGTGATCAACGCACATACAACTACGGACAATGCTTCCCTCAACCAGTTGTACGTGACATTAATGCTCTGGAAAAAATCAGGAGAAAAATGGCGGAAGAACGAACTGCTCCCGGTAGAAGTAACGGCAAGAGAGCATGGCGCAGCCGCTGAATTACGTTTCTTTGATGGTGTGGTGCGGAAGATCCGGTTCTAA
- a CDS encoding CinA family nicotinamide mononucleotide deamidase-related protein codes for MNQINAAIITIGDELLIGQTIDTNSAWIAQALNQTGISVKRRVAVGDQKAAIIQALDEERRNADVILLTGGLGPTADDITKPLLCEYFGGKMVVNEAKRAHIIHLFSEVLKRPIIERNLKQAEVPDVCTVLLNERGTAPGMWFEQDGKIFVSMPGVPFEMMGIMNEDVLPRLREKFALPPVLHRSIVTAGIGESFLAEKIAGFEAELPPHIKLAYLPNFGMVKLRLSTTGSADTNAEQELEALHGQLQEAVNDVMVVAEDLTIQQYITRLLNEKGATMSTAESCTGGYIAHIITSLPGSSQVYKGSVVTYANEAKMNVLGVKQETLKAFGAVSEPTVQEMAKGALHLLQTTYTVAVSGIMGPDGGSPEKPVGTVSIATGSAERIYTQTYHLRYARERNIEQTAVLALNQLRRFILGLV; via the coding sequence ATGAACCAGATAAACGCCGCCATCATCACCATCGGAGATGAACTATTGATAGGCCAGACGATAGATACCAACAGCGCATGGATCGCGCAGGCACTGAACCAGACCGGCATTTCCGTTAAAAGACGCGTGGCGGTTGGCGATCAGAAAGCCGCCATCATCCAGGCGCTTGACGAAGAGCGGCGGAACGCTGACGTGATCCTGCTCACAGGCGGCTTGGGTCCAACCGCGGATGACATTACCAAACCCTTGCTGTGTGAATATTTCGGCGGAAAAATGGTGGTGAATGAAGCAAAACGCGCGCACATCATCCATCTTTTCAGTGAAGTACTGAAACGCCCCATTATAGAGAGGAACCTGAAACAGGCGGAAGTGCCGGATGTATGCACCGTGCTGCTCAACGAGCGGGGTACCGCGCCCGGCATGTGGTTCGAGCAGGATGGAAAGATATTCGTTTCCATGCCCGGGGTTCCGTTTGAGATGATGGGCATCATGAATGAAGATGTGCTGCCCCGGCTCCGCGAAAAATTCGCGCTTCCCCCGGTATTGCACCGTTCCATAGTAACCGCTGGTATCGGAGAATCGTTCCTGGCGGAGAAGATAGCCGGTTTCGAAGCCGAGCTTCCGCCACACATCAAACTGGCGTACCTCCCCAATTTCGGCATGGTGAAACTGCGTTTATCCACCACCGGGAGTGCGGACACTAATGCGGAGCAGGAACTGGAAGCGCTGCACGGCCAGCTGCAGGAAGCGGTAAACGACGTGATGGTAGTAGCCGAAGACCTTACTATTCAGCAATACATCACCCGCCTGCTCAACGAAAAAGGTGCCACCATGAGTACCGCTGAAAGTTGCACCGGCGGTTACATCGCACACATCATCACTTCCCTTCCCGGATCATCGCAGGTATACAAAGGTTCCGTGGTTACTTACGCGAATGAGGCCAAAATGAATGTACTGGGCGTAAAACAGGAAACGCTAAAAGCCTTTGGTGCGGTGAGCGAACCCACGGTGCAGGAAATGGCCAAAGGCGCGCTGCACCTTCTCCAAACGACTTACACCGTTGCGGTATCCGGTATTATGGGGCCCGACGGCGGTTCTCCTGAAAAACCGGTGGGCACCGTAAGCATCGCGACCGGCAGCGCGGAACGGATTTATACCCAGACCTACCACCTCCGTTACGCCAGGGAAAGAAACATAGAACAGACGGCCGTACTGGCACTCAACCAGTTGAGACGCTTCATTTTAGGACTGGTATAG
- a CDS encoding dihydrolipoamide acetyltransferase family protein, translating into MAMVDLVMPKMGESIMEATILKWHKNPGDYVKMDETLLEIATDKVDSEVPSTAEGTLEEVLFQVNDVVSVGTVIARIRTGQEATSASAAPAPTPTPESNEVPATENTAVVQEERPVTNGGARFYSPLVLNIAGSEGVSLSELENIPGSGNDGRVTKKDILQYVADKKAGNVSAPKSMEIMVKQEEPRRTPETSAPVSYSGNVEIIEMDRMRKMISKHMIESTQTSAHVTSFSEADVTNMVLWRERVKKDFEKREGEKITFTPLFVEAVVRCIKKFPWLNSSVEGDKIIVKKDINIGMAAALPNGNLIVPVIKGADQLNLVGLTKQVNQLANAARNNKLKPDDTAGGTFTLTNVGTFGSIMGTPIINQPQVAILAVGAIKKRPVVIETEQGDSIAIRHMMYLSLSYDHRIIDGGLGSTFLNAVTKELENFNPEKEW; encoded by the coding sequence ATGGCTATGGTTGATCTTGTAATGCCGAAGATGGGTGAAAGTATCATGGAAGCGACTATTCTGAAATGGCACAAAAACCCCGGAGATTATGTAAAGATGGACGAAACCCTGCTGGAAATCGCCACGGATAAAGTGGACAGCGAGGTGCCCTCCACCGCTGAAGGTACGCTGGAAGAAGTACTTTTCCAGGTGAATGATGTGGTATCCGTTGGTACCGTGATCGCAAGGATCCGTACCGGTCAGGAAGCAACATCCGCTTCTGCCGCTCCTGCTCCCACCCCAACGCCCGAATCCAATGAGGTTCCTGCCACAGAAAACACTGCCGTAGTTCAGGAAGAAAGGCCTGTTACCAATGGCGGTGCGCGTTTTTACTCCCCACTGGTGCTGAACATCGCCGGCAGCGAAGGTGTTTCCCTCTCCGAACTGGAAAATATTCCCGGGTCCGGCAACGATGGCCGCGTCACCAAAAAAGACATTCTGCAATATGTGGCCGATAAAAAAGCCGGTAATGTATCCGCACCGAAGTCCATGGAGATCATGGTGAAACAGGAAGAACCCCGTCGCACGCCTGAAACATCCGCCCCCGTATCTTACTCCGGCAATGTAGAGATCATTGAAATGGACCGGATGCGCAAGATGATCTCCAAACACATGATCGAAAGCACGCAAACCAGCGCCCATGTTACCAGCTTCTCCGAAGCGGATGTAACGAATATGGTGCTCTGGCGCGAAAGAGTGAAGAAAGATTTTGAAAAGAGAGAAGGCGAAAAGATCACGTTCACCCCATTGTTCGTGGAAGCCGTGGTGCGCTGCATCAAAAAGTTCCCCTGGCTCAACAGCTCCGTAGAAGGCGATAAAATCATCGTAAAAAAAGACATCAACATAGGCATGGCCGCCGCCCTGCCCAACGGCAACCTCATCGTGCCAGTGATTAAAGGCGCGGACCAGCTCAACCTGGTGGGTCTCACCAAACAGGTGAACCAACTCGCCAATGCCGCCCGCAACAACAAACTGAAACCCGACGATACCGCAGGTGGCACTTTCACCCTCACCAACGTAGGCACTTTCGGCAGTATTATGGGTACCCCCATCATCAACCAGCCGCAGGTCGCCATCCTGGCCGTGGGCGCCATCAAAAAACGTCCCGTAGTAATTGAAACGGAACAGGGCGACTCCATCGCCATCCGCCACATGATGTACCTCTCCCTTTCTTATGACCACCGCATTATAGATGGAGGATTGGGTTCAACGTTCCTGAACGCGGTGACGAAGGAGTTGGAGAATTTTAATCCGGAGAAGGAGTGGTAA